One Proteinivorax tanatarense DNA segment encodes these proteins:
- a CDS encoding serine dehydratase subunit alpha family protein, which translates to MNLQQNIIDKLKREVAPVTGCTEPVAVALACAKARELLDSNLIEKVSIKLSPNVYKNGLAVGVPHTGEVGLNIAAALGLVACKSSHSLALLNTVKNKDVVRAKEFLKNNNIKIAIEDIDEKVYVKVELSSKCASSTAIIQGAHDNFVYLEQNGNTLKERLSQNENKISKKDCIYNEKISNIITAIESVQLSEIQFLLEGISMNKKVAAYGLKNKCGMGVGYTLNSYLKDGMLSDDVIAHAERLTAAASDARMSGVTLPVMTSNGSGNNGLTAILPIVAYQEKIDVTEEKLAKALAISHILNSYVKHYIGRLSPICGCGVAAGLGAGAAITWLMDGTIKQIEGTIQNILGDICGMICDGAKVGCALKLSTSATIAVKSALLASKDQIIPAGNGIVGKTPEQTIRNLRDLANKGMEGADATIIAAMLPK; encoded by the coding sequence ATGAATTTACAGCAAAATATAATAGATAAACTTAAAAGGGAAGTGGCACCGGTAACTGGATGTACAGAGCCAGTGGCAGTTGCATTGGCTTGTGCAAAAGCACGAGAGCTTTTAGATAGTAACCTTATAGAAAAAGTTAGTATTAAATTAAGTCCTAATGTTTATAAAAATGGATTAGCAGTTGGGGTGCCTCATACTGGGGAAGTGGGACTTAACATAGCCGCAGCTTTAGGATTGGTAGCATGTAAAAGTTCCCACAGCTTAGCGCTGCTAAACACAGTGAAAAATAAAGATGTCGTTAGAGCAAAAGAATTTTTGAAAAATAACAATATAAAAATAGCTATCGAAGATATCGATGAAAAAGTATATGTTAAGGTAGAGTTGTCTTCAAAATGCGCCAGTTCAACAGCTATAATTCAAGGGGCTCATGACAATTTTGTTTATTTAGAGCAGAACGGAAATACTTTAAAAGAGCGGTTGTCTCAAAATGAGAATAAAATAAGTAAAAAAGATTGTATTTACAATGAAAAAATAAGCAATATTATAACTGCTATTGAAAGTGTACAGCTAAGTGAGATTCAATTTCTATTAGAAGGGATTTCTATGAATAAAAAAGTAGCTGCATATGGTTTGAAAAATAAATGTGGCATGGGAGTTGGATATACCTTAAACTCATACCTTAAAGATGGTATGTTAAGTGATGATGTTATTGCTCATGCTGAAAGGCTAACAGCTGCCGCTTCTGATGCTCGCATGTCTGGTGTTACCCTGCCTGTTATGACAAGTAATGGAAGTGGAAATAATGGATTAACAGCTATCTTGCCAATTGTGGCCTACCAAGAAAAAATTGATGTTACAGAGGAAAAATTAGCTAAAGCATTGGCCATAAGCCATATTTTAAATAGCTATGTAAAACATTACATCGGTCGACTGTCACCAATATGCGGCTGTGGGGTAGCAGCAGGTCTTGGAGCAGGTGCAGCAATAACTTGGTTGATGGATGGGACTATTAAACAGATAGAAGGAACAATACAAAATATTCTTGGAGATATATGTGGTATGATTTGCGATGGGGCGAAGGTGGGTTGTGCTCTTAAACTATCCACTTCAGCTACAATAGCTGTAAAATCAGCTCTTTTAGCAAGTAAGGATCAAATAATACCAGCAGGTAACGGAATAGTAGGAAAAACTCCAGAACAAACAATTAGAAATTTGCGGGATTTAGCAAACAAGGGGATGGAAGGCGCTGACGCTACTATTATAGCAGCTATGTTACCGAAATAA
- a CDS encoding sigma-54 interaction domain-containing protein: protein MKLMKIAPDVLKISQAIASVMGVDVTVVDNNLVRIAGTGRYYNRSGEKVSSQSAFGVALKTKESFIIEEAGKHKVCKQCESVKDCEEYAEVCCPVKVNEHIVGVIGLIAFDEQQKQKIVNKKGSLMNFLNKMAELISSKLTEQTNLEEIELLAQKLEIVLNSVDKGIILADHTGNILSYNKSSLQLFNISQHEILTKNIEDIIGHDAFLALKKNNFKVKNKEFIYQHCNNFVRGIFDTNTITVDKKRCGVVFIFSKLSDVLGVVNDVATGTIVTNFEDIIGDSYAFTKTKDTAKQASQSSSSVIIQGESGTGKELFARAIHFNSERKGAPFIAINCSAIPEQLLESELFGYEEGAFTGAMKGGKTGKFLLANGGTVFLDEIGDMPLHLQAKLLRVLQEKMIEKIGGKSLIPIDIRVIAATNKDLERKVSQNEFRDDLFYRINVIPIFIPPLRERKKDIFTLVRHLLINCNLRLQKNITQIDDNVSEIFMNYNWPGNVRELENTIEYAVNMCNEHIISHEHLPARLLNSSTNITNNKDITPIKSLEKQEIIKALTTYKPSQAAKVLGIGRATLYRKIKEYKIEI, encoded by the coding sequence ATGAAGTTAATGAAGATTGCTCCTGACGTTTTAAAAATTTCTCAAGCTATTGCAAGTGTAATGGGTGTAGACGTTACTGTAGTAGACAACAATTTAGTTAGGATAGCTGGTACTGGTAGATACTATAACCGTTCTGGCGAAAAAGTATCATCCCAGTCTGCTTTTGGTGTTGCTTTAAAAACAAAAGAAAGTTTTATAATAGAAGAAGCAGGTAAGCACAAAGTATGTAAGCAATGCGAGTCAGTTAAGGATTGTGAAGAATATGCGGAAGTATGTTGCCCTGTTAAAGTTAATGAGCATATAGTTGGTGTAATTGGTTTAATTGCCTTCGATGAACAACAAAAGCAAAAAATAGTTAACAAAAAAGGCAGTCTTATGAACTTTTTAAATAAAATGGCGGAGCTTATCTCCTCCAAGTTAACAGAGCAGACTAATCTTGAAGAAATTGAACTATTGGCTCAAAAACTAGAGATAGTTTTAAACTCTGTTGATAAAGGAATTATTCTAGCAGATCATACTGGTAATATCTTAAGCTACAACAAAAGTTCATTACAACTTTTCAACATTAGTCAACACGAAATATTAACTAAAAATATCGAAGATATAATAGGACACGATGCTTTTCTGGCACTCAAAAAAAATAATTTTAAAGTCAAAAATAAAGAGTTTATATATCAGCACTGCAATAATTTCGTCAGAGGAATTTTTGATACTAATACTATTACGGTAGACAAAAAAAGATGTGGTGTTGTATTTATCTTTAGTAAGTTATCGGATGTATTAGGGGTTGTCAATGATGTCGCTACAGGCACTATCGTCACAAATTTCGAGGATATAATAGGTGACAGCTATGCTTTTACCAAAACAAAAGATACGGCAAAGCAAGCTAGTCAATCTTCTTCTAGCGTAATTATTCAGGGGGAAAGTGGAACTGGCAAAGAACTTTTTGCCCGAGCTATCCATTTTAATAGCGAACGAAAAGGGGCTCCCTTTATAGCTATAAATTGTTCAGCAATCCCTGAACAACTATTGGAGAGTGAGCTTTTTGGCTATGAAGAGGGTGCCTTTACAGGAGCAATGAAAGGTGGAAAAACAGGTAAATTCCTGTTAGCAAATGGAGGTACAGTTTTTTTAGATGAAATAGGGGATATGCCATTGCATCTCCAAGCTAAGTTGTTGCGAGTGCTACAAGAAAAAATGATAGAAAAGATAGGCGGAAAATCGCTAATTCCCATAGATATAAGAGTGATAGCTGCAACTAATAAAGATTTAGAAAGAAAAGTCTCACAAAATGAGTTTAGAGATGATTTGTTTTATAGAATTAATGTGATTCCTATATTCATTCCTCCCCTTAGAGAGCGAAAAAAAGATATTTTTACATTAGTTAGGCACTTACTAATCAATTGTAATCTTCGGTTACAAAAAAACATAACCCAAATAGATGATAATGTAAGTGAAATATTCATGAATTATAATTGGCCAGGAAATGTAAGGGAGCTTGAAAACACTATTGAATATGCGGTAAATATGTGTAATGAACATATCATCAGCCATGAACATTTACCGGCTAGGCTTTTAAACTCATCTACAAATATTACAAATAATAAAGATATAACACCTATAAAATCTCTTGAAAAACAAGAAATCATTAAAGCTTTAACCACCTATAAGCCCAGTCAAGCAGCAAAGGTCTTAGGTATCGGAAGGGCTACGTTATATAGGAAAATTAAAGAATATAAAATAGAAATATAA
- a CDS encoding DUF4352 domain-containing protein — MKKFFILMLSFALLFFIVGCGDSQPEKVTDTEAQVEQEDDDKEESEKAQSETFAIGDSVEIADVVFTVHSARWDDGDDFFGPEDGEKWLVLDCSIDNETDESEQISSLLMFELVDEDNYKRDLELLADTKGSLDGELGAGRSMRGEIAFSVDEGQSKWELIFAPNVFGTGQAIFEIDKSDVQ, encoded by the coding sequence ATGAAAAAGTTTTTTATTTTAATGTTATCTTTTGCGTTACTATTTTTTATAGTAGGTTGCGGAGATAGTCAGCCTGAAAAGGTCACTGATACTGAAGCTCAAGTAGAGCAGGAAGATGATGACAAAGAAGAAAGTGAAAAAGCTCAATCAGAAACGTTTGCAATAGGTGATTCCGTTGAAATTGCTGATGTGGTTTTTACTGTACATTCTGCTCGTTGGGATGATGGAGACGATTTTTTTGGTCCAGAAGATGGTGAAAAATGGCTTGTGCTTGATTGCTCTATAGACAATGAAACAGACGAATCAGAGCAGATTTCATCATTATTAATGTTTGAGCTAGTTGATGAAGACAATTATAAAAGGGACTTAGAACTTTTAGCTGATACGAAAGGAAGTTTAGATGGTGAATTGGGAGCTGGCAGAAGCATGCGTGGAGAGATTGCTTTTAGTGTAGATGAAGGGCAGTCCAAATGGGAATTAATTTTTGCTCCTAATGTTTTTGGAACAGGCCAAGCTATTTTTGAAATAGATAAGTCTGACGTTCAATAA